A genomic window from Anthonomus grandis grandis chromosome 2, icAntGran1.3, whole genome shotgun sequence includes:
- the LOC126749595 gene encoding proline-rich protein 36-like isoform X2 has product MGLPRRWSFVLVQVISLYSLCIFNFVDTKAAVVSETPHLLQVPRQQHVVDASPDAVSPAPNAPLSVNPNTDDVTPAANPVGDIPASSAVNPKEMPHLLQVRRQQHVASANPDDVSPAPSALSSGNANPNDDLPAPSGPPLGNPNPADAIPNLAASSGTNPKELPHLLQVPRQQHVAGTNPDDVSLASSGSPLGNPNPAGAIPNLAASSGTNPKVLPHLLQVPRQQHVAGTNPYDATPNLAASSGTNLKELPHLLQVPRQQHVAGTNLDDVSLAPSGPPLGNPNPADATTNLAASSGTNPKELPHQLQVPRQQHVAGTNADDVALAPRGPLLGNSNPADATPNLAASSGTNPKELSHLLQVPRQQHVAGTSPDEGSSAPNAPLLGNANPGDDLPVSSGPPLGNPNPSDSTPNLVASSGTNPEELPHLLQVPRQQHVADVSLAPSALPSGNPNPNEGSFASSAPLLGNANPGDDLPAPSGPPLGNPNLADAPLAPSGSPLESANLADAPPSPNAPLLGNPNPAGDQNSVALENIKQMSQQLHVRRHHHVAGPTLSDASPGPSAPSLGNSNLSGDDNSVALQNIKDSLQTLTEDIHSLRRFTQKAILKVLSLSKTGFITLTKMLKSGS; this is encoded by the exons ATGGGGCTACCTAGAAGATGGTCGTTCGTGTTAGTGCAAGTTATTTCTTTGTACAGTCTTtgcattttcaattttgttgatACTAAAGCAGCAGTTGTGAGTG aaacgCCTCACCTACTCCAAGTACCTCGCCAGCAGCACGTAGTAGATGCTAGCCCAGACG ctGTTTCACCTGCTCCTAATGCTCCTCTATCAGTAAATCCTAACACGGACG atgtcaCACCTGCAGCAAATCCTGTAG GTGACATACCTGCCTCATCTGCAGTAAATCCTAAAG AGATGCCTCACCTACTCCAAGTACGTCGCCAGCAGCACGTAGCAAGTGCTAACCCGGACG acGTTTCTCCTGCTCCGAGTGCTCTCTCATCTGGAAATGCTAACCCGAATG atGACCTACCTGCTCCGAGTGGTCCTCCATTAGGAAACCCAAATCCGGCAG atgCCATACCTAATCTGGCCGCCTCATCTGGAACAAATCCTAAAG AGTTGCCGCATCTACTCCAAGTACCACGACAGCAGCACGTAGCAGGTACTAACCCGGATG ATGTTTCACTTGCTTCGAGTGGTTCTCCATTAGGAAACCCAAATCCGGCAG gtgcCATACCTAATCTGGCCGCCTCATCTGGAACAAATCCTAAAG tgttgccgCATCTACTCCAAGTACCACGCCAGCAGCACGTAGCAGGTACTAATCCGTATG ATGCCACACCTAATCTGGCCGCCTCATCTGGAACAAATCTTAAAG aGTTGCCGCATCTACTCCAAGTACCACGACAGCAGCACGTAGCAGGTACTAACCTGGATG ATGTTTCACTTGCTCCGAGTGGTCCTCCATTAGGAAACCCAAATCCGGCAG ATGCCACAACTAATCTGGCCGCTTCATCTGGAACAAATCCTAAAG aGTTGCCGCACCAACTCCAAGTACCACGCCAGCAGCACGTAGCAGGTACTAACGCGGATG ATGTTGCACTTGCTCCGAGGGGTCCTTTATTAGGAAACTCAAATCCGGCAG atgccACACCTAATCTGGCCGCTTCATCTGGAACAAATCCTAAAG aGTTGTCGCACCTACTCCAAGTACCACGCCAGCAGCACGTAGCAGGTACTAGCCCGGATG AGGGTTCATCCGCTCCAAATGCTCCTTTATTAGGAAATGCTAACCCAGGCG ATGATCTACCTGTTTCAAGTGGTCCTCCATTAGGAAACCCAAATCCGTCAG ATTCCACACCTAATCTGGTAGCCTCATCTGGAACAAATCCTGAAG agttgCCGCATCTACTCCAAGTACCACGCCAGCAGCACGTAGCAG atGTTTCACTTGCCCCGAGTGCTCTTCCATCTGGAAATCCTAACCCGAATG AGGGTTCATTCGCTTCAAGTGCTCCTTTATTAGGAAATGCTAACCCAGGCG atgaTCTACCTGCTCCGAGTGGTCCTCCATTAGGAAATCCTAATCTGGCCG atgctCCATTAGCTCCAAGTGGATCTCCATTAGAAAGTGCTAACCTGGCCG atGCTCCACCTTCTCCAAATGCTCCTTTATTGGGAAATCCTAACCCAGCTG gcgACCAGAACTCAGTGGCATTAGAAAATATCAAAC aGATGTCCCAGCAACTCCATGTTCGTCGTCATCATCACGTGGCTGGTCCCACCCTTAGCG atgcTTCACCTGGTCCAAGTGCTCCTTCATTAGGAAATTCGAACCTGAGTG gcgACGACAACTCTGTGGCTTTACAAAATATCAAAG
- the LOC126749595 gene encoding proline-rich protein 36-like isoform X33: MGLPRRWSFVLVQVISLYSLCIFNFVDTKAAVVSETPHLLQVPRQQHVVDASPDAVSPAPNAPLSVNPNTDDVTPAANPVGDIPASSAVNPKEMPHLLQVRRQQHVASANPDDVSPAPSALSSGNANPNDDLPAPSGPPLGNPNPADAIPNLAASSGTNPKELPHLLQVPRQQHVAGTNPDDVSLASSGSPLGNPNPAGAIPNLAASSGTNPKVLPHLLQVPRQQHVAGTNPYDATPNLAASSGTNLKELPHLLQVPRQQHVAGTNLDDVSLAPSGPPLGNPNPADATTNLAASSGTNPKELPHQLQVPRQQHVAGTNADDVALAPRGPLLGNSNPAELSHLLQVPRQQHVADVSLAPSALPSGNPNPNEGSFASSAPLLGNANPGDDLPAPSGPPLGNPNLADAPLAPSGSPLESANLADAPPSPNAPLLGNPNPAGDQNSVALENIKQMSQQLHVRRHHHVAGPTLSDASPGPSAPSLGNSNLSGDDNSVALQNIKDSLQALTEDIHSLRRFTQKAILKVLSLSKTGFIILTKMLKSGS, encoded by the exons ATGGGGCTACCTAGAAGATGGTCGTTCGTGTTAGTGCAAGTTATTTCTTTGTACAGTCTTtgcattttcaattttgttgatACTAAAGCAGCAGTTGTGAGTG aaacgCCTCACCTACTCCAAGTACCTCGCCAGCAGCACGTAGTAGATGCTAGCCCAGACG ctGTTTCACCTGCTCCTAATGCTCCTCTATCAGTAAATCCTAACACGGACG atgtcaCACCTGCAGCAAATCCTGTAG GTGACATACCTGCCTCATCTGCAGTAAATCCTAAAG AGATGCCTCACCTACTCCAAGTACGTCGCCAGCAGCACGTAGCAAGTGCTAACCCGGACG acGTTTCTCCTGCTCCGAGTGCTCTCTCATCTGGAAATGCTAACCCGAATG atGACCTACCTGCTCCGAGTGGTCCTCCATTAGGAAACCCAAATCCGGCAG atgCCATACCTAATCTGGCCGCCTCATCTGGAACAAATCCTAAAG AGTTGCCGCATCTACTCCAAGTACCACGACAGCAGCACGTAGCAGGTACTAACCCGGATG ATGTTTCACTTGCTTCGAGTGGTTCTCCATTAGGAAACCCAAATCCGGCAG gtgcCATACCTAATCTGGCCGCCTCATCTGGAACAAATCCTAAAG tgttgccgCATCTACTCCAAGTACCACGCCAGCAGCACGTAGCAGGTACTAATCCGTATG ATGCCACACCTAATCTGGCCGCCTCATCTGGAACAAATCTTAAAG aGTTGCCGCATCTACTCCAAGTACCACGACAGCAGCACGTAGCAGGTACTAACCTGGATG ATGTTTCACTTGCTCCGAGTGGTCCTCCATTAGGAAACCCAAATCCGGCAG ATGCCACAACTAATCTGGCCGCTTCATCTGGAACAAATCCTAAAG aGTTGCCGCACCAACTCCAAGTACCACGCCAGCAGCACGTAGCAGGTACTAACGCGGATG ATGTTGCACTTGCTCCGAGGGGTCCTTTATTAGGAAACTCAAATCCGGCAG aGTTGTCGCACCTACTCCAAGTACCACGCCAGCAGCACGTAGCAG atGTTTCACTTGCCCCGAGTGCTCTTCCATCTGGAAATCCTAACCCGAATG AGGGTTCATTCGCTTCAAGTGCTCCTTTATTAGGAAATGCTAACCCAGGCG atgaTCTACCTGCTCCGAGTGGTCCTCCATTAGGAAATCCTAATCTGGCCG atgctCCATTAGCTCCAAGTGGATCTCCATTAGAAAGTGCTAACCTGGCCG atGCTCCACCTTCTCCAAATGCTCCTTTATTGGGAAATCCTAACCCAGCTG gcgACCAGAACTCAGTGGCATTAGAAAATATCAAAC aGATGTCCCAGCAACTCCATGTTCGTCGTCATCATCACGTGGCTGGTCCCACCCTTAGCG atgcTTCACCTGGTCCAAGTGCTCCTTCATTAGGAAATTCGAACCTGAGTG gcgACGACAACTCTGTGGCTTTACAAAATATCAAAG
- the LOC126749595 gene encoding proline-rich protein 36-like isoform X25, which produces MGLPRRWSFVLVQVISLYSLCIFNFVDTKAAVVSETPHLLQVPRQQHVVDASPDAVSPAPNAPLSVNPNTDDVTPAANPVGDIPASSAVNPKEMPHLLQVRRQQHVASANPDDVSPAPSALSSGNANPNDDLPAPSGPPLGNPNPADAIPNLAASSGTNPKVLPHLLQVPRQQHVAGTNPYDATPNLAASSGTNLKELPHLLQVPRQQHVAGTNLDDVSLAPSGPPLGNPNPADATTNLAASSGTNPKELPHQLQVPRQQHVAGTNADDVALAPRGPLLGNSNPADATPNLAASSGTNPKELSHLLQVPRQQHVAGTSPDEGSSAPNAPLLGNANPGDDLPVSSGPPLGNPNPSDSTPNLVASSGTNPEELPHLLQVPRQQHVADVSLAPSALPSGNPNPNEGSFASSAPLLGNANPGDDLPAPSGPPLGNPNLADAPLAPSGSPLESANLADAPPSPNAPLLGNPNPAGDQNSVALENIKQMSQQLHVRRHHHVAGPTLSDASPGPSAPSLGNSNLSGDDNSVALQNIKDSLQALTEDIHSLRRFTQKAILKVLSLSKTGFIILTKMLKSGS; this is translated from the exons ATGGGGCTACCTAGAAGATGGTCGTTCGTGTTAGTGCAAGTTATTTCTTTGTACAGTCTTtgcattttcaattttgttgatACTAAAGCAGCAGTTGTGAGTG aaacgCCTCACCTACTCCAAGTACCTCGCCAGCAGCACGTAGTAGATGCTAGCCCAGACG ctGTTTCACCTGCTCCTAATGCTCCTCTATCAGTAAATCCTAACACGGACG atgtcaCACCTGCAGCAAATCCTGTAG GTGACATACCTGCCTCATCTGCAGTAAATCCTAAAG AGATGCCTCACCTACTCCAAGTACGTCGCCAGCAGCACGTAGCAAGTGCTAACCCGGACG acGTTTCTCCTGCTCCGAGTGCTCTCTCATCTGGAAATGCTAACCCGAATG atGACCTACCTGCTCCGAGTGGTCCTCCATTAGGAAACCCAAATCCGGCAG atgCCATACCTAATCTGGCCGCCTCATCTGGAACAAATCCTAAAG tgttgccgCATCTACTCCAAGTACCACGCCAGCAGCACGTAGCAGGTACTAATCCGTATG ATGCCACACCTAATCTGGCCGCCTCATCTGGAACAAATCTTAAAG aGTTGCCGCATCTACTCCAAGTACCACGACAGCAGCACGTAGCAGGTACTAACCTGGATG ATGTTTCACTTGCTCCGAGTGGTCCTCCATTAGGAAACCCAAATCCGGCAG ATGCCACAACTAATCTGGCCGCTTCATCTGGAACAAATCCTAAAG aGTTGCCGCACCAACTCCAAGTACCACGCCAGCAGCACGTAGCAGGTACTAACGCGGATG ATGTTGCACTTGCTCCGAGGGGTCCTTTATTAGGAAACTCAAATCCGGCAG atgccACACCTAATCTGGCCGCTTCATCTGGAACAAATCCTAAAG aGTTGTCGCACCTACTCCAAGTACCACGCCAGCAGCACGTAGCAGGTACTAGCCCGGATG AGGGTTCATCCGCTCCAAATGCTCCTTTATTAGGAAATGCTAACCCAGGCG ATGATCTACCTGTTTCAAGTGGTCCTCCATTAGGAAACCCAAATCCGTCAG ATTCCACACCTAATCTGGTAGCCTCATCTGGAACAAATCCTGAAG agttgCCGCATCTACTCCAAGTACCACGCCAGCAGCACGTAGCAG atGTTTCACTTGCCCCGAGTGCTCTTCCATCTGGAAATCCTAACCCGAATG AGGGTTCATTCGCTTCAAGTGCTCCTTTATTAGGAAATGCTAACCCAGGCG atgaTCTACCTGCTCCGAGTGGTCCTCCATTAGGAAATCCTAATCTGGCCG atgctCCATTAGCTCCAAGTGGATCTCCATTAGAAAGTGCTAACCTGGCCG atGCTCCACCTTCTCCAAATGCTCCTTTATTGGGAAATCCTAACCCAGCTG gcgACCAGAACTCAGTGGCATTAGAAAATATCAAAC aGATGTCCCAGCAACTCCATGTTCGTCGTCATCATCACGTGGCTGGTCCCACCCTTAGCG atgcTTCACCTGGTCCAAGTGCTCCTTCATTAGGAAATTCGAACCTGAGTG gcgACGACAACTCTGTGGCTTTACAAAATATCAAAG
- the LOC126749595 gene encoding uncharacterized protein LOC126749595 isoform X49, translating to MGLPRRWSFVLVQVISLYSLCIFNFVDTKAAVVSETPHLLQVPRQQHVVDASPDAVSPAPNAPLSVNPNTDDVTPAANPVGDIPASSAVNPKEMPHLLQVRRQQHVASANPDDVSPAPSALSSGNANPNDDLPAPSGPPLGNPNPADAIPNLAASSGTNPKELPHLLQVPRQQHVAGTNPDDVSLASSGSPLGNPNPAGAIPNLAASSGTNPKVLPHLLQVPRQQHVAGTNPYDATPNLAASSGTNLKELSHLLQVPRQQHVAGTSPDGNANPGDDLPVSSGPPLGNPNPSDSTPNLVASSGTNPEELPHLLQVPRQQHVADVSLAPSALPSGNPNPNEGSFASSAPLLGNANPGDDLPAPSGPPLGNPNLADAPLAPSGSPLESANLADAPPSPNAPLLGNPNPAGDQNSVALENIKQMSQQLHVRRHHHVAGPTLSDASPGPSAPSLGNSNLSGDDNSVALQNIKDSLQALTEDIHSLRRFTQKAILKVLSLSKTGFIILTKMLKSGS from the exons ATGGGGCTACCTAGAAGATGGTCGTTCGTGTTAGTGCAAGTTATTTCTTTGTACAGTCTTtgcattttcaattttgttgatACTAAAGCAGCAGTTGTGAGTG aaacgCCTCACCTACTCCAAGTACCTCGCCAGCAGCACGTAGTAGATGCTAGCCCAGACG ctGTTTCACCTGCTCCTAATGCTCCTCTATCAGTAAATCCTAACACGGACG atgtcaCACCTGCAGCAAATCCTGTAG GTGACATACCTGCCTCATCTGCAGTAAATCCTAAAG AGATGCCTCACCTACTCCAAGTACGTCGCCAGCAGCACGTAGCAAGTGCTAACCCGGACG acGTTTCTCCTGCTCCGAGTGCTCTCTCATCTGGAAATGCTAACCCGAATG atGACCTACCTGCTCCGAGTGGTCCTCCATTAGGAAACCCAAATCCGGCAG atgCCATACCTAATCTGGCCGCCTCATCTGGAACAAATCCTAAAG AGTTGCCGCATCTACTCCAAGTACCACGACAGCAGCACGTAGCAGGTACTAACCCGGATG ATGTTTCACTTGCTTCGAGTGGTTCTCCATTAGGAAACCCAAATCCGGCAG gtgcCATACCTAATCTGGCCGCCTCATCTGGAACAAATCCTAAAG tgttgccgCATCTACTCCAAGTACCACGCCAGCAGCACGTAGCAGGTACTAATCCGTATG ATGCCACACCTAATCTGGCCGCCTCATCTGGAACAAATCTTAAAG aGTTGTCGCACCTACTCCAAGTACCACGCCAGCAGCACGTAGCAGGTACTAGCCCGGATG GAAATGCTAACCCAGGCG ATGATCTACCTGTTTCAAGTGGTCCTCCATTAGGAAACCCAAATCCGTCAG ATTCCACACCTAATCTGGTAGCCTCATCTGGAACAAATCCTGAAG agttgCCGCATCTACTCCAAGTACCACGCCAGCAGCACGTAGCAG atGTTTCACTTGCCCCGAGTGCTCTTCCATCTGGAAATCCTAACCCGAATG AGGGTTCATTCGCTTCAAGTGCTCCTTTATTAGGAAATGCTAACCCAGGCG atgaTCTACCTGCTCCGAGTGGTCCTCCATTAGGAAATCCTAATCTGGCCG atgctCCATTAGCTCCAAGTGGATCTCCATTAGAAAGTGCTAACCTGGCCG atGCTCCACCTTCTCCAAATGCTCCTTTATTGGGAAATCCTAACCCAGCTG gcgACCAGAACTCAGTGGCATTAGAAAATATCAAAC aGATGTCCCAGCAACTCCATGTTCGTCGTCATCATCACGTGGCTGGTCCCACCCTTAGCG atgcTTCACCTGGTCCAAGTGCTCCTTCATTAGGAAATTCGAACCTGAGTG gcgACGACAACTCTGTGGCTTTACAAAATATCAAAG
- the LOC126749595 gene encoding proline-rich protein 36-like isoform X37, whose translation MGLPRRWSFVLVQVISLYSLCIFNFVDTKAAVVSETPHLLQVPRQQHVVDASPDAVSPAPNAPLSVNPNTDDVTPAANPVGDIPASSAVNPKEMPHLLQVRRQQHVASANPDDVSPAPSALSSGNANPNDDLPAPSGPPLGNPNPADAIPNLAASSGTNPKELPHLLQVPRQQHVAGTNPDDVSLAPSGPPLGNPNPADATTNLAASSGTNPKELPHQLQVPRQQHVAGTNADDVALAPRGPLLGNSNPADATPNLAASSGTNPKELSHLLQVPRQQHVAGTSPDEGSSAPNAPLLGNANPGDDLPVSSGPPLGNPNPSDSTPNLVASSGTNPEELPHLLQVPRQQHVADVSLAPSALPSGNPNPNEGSFASSAPLLGNANPGDDLPAPSGPPLGNPNLADAPLAPSGSPLESANLADAPPSPNAPLLGNPNPAGDQNSVALENIKQMSQQLHVRRHHHVAGPTLSDASPGPSAPSLGNSNLSGDDNSVALQNIKDSLQALTEDIHSLRRFTQKAILKVLSLSKTGFIILTKMLKSGS comes from the exons ATGGGGCTACCTAGAAGATGGTCGTTCGTGTTAGTGCAAGTTATTTCTTTGTACAGTCTTtgcattttcaattttgttgatACTAAAGCAGCAGTTGTGAGTG aaacgCCTCACCTACTCCAAGTACCTCGCCAGCAGCACGTAGTAGATGCTAGCCCAGACG ctGTTTCACCTGCTCCTAATGCTCCTCTATCAGTAAATCCTAACACGGACG atgtcaCACCTGCAGCAAATCCTGTAG GTGACATACCTGCCTCATCTGCAGTAAATCCTAAAG AGATGCCTCACCTACTCCAAGTACGTCGCCAGCAGCACGTAGCAAGTGCTAACCCGGACG acGTTTCTCCTGCTCCGAGTGCTCTCTCATCTGGAAATGCTAACCCGAATG atGACCTACCTGCTCCGAGTGGTCCTCCATTAGGAAACCCAAATCCGGCAG atgCCATACCTAATCTGGCCGCCTCATCTGGAACAAATCCTAAAG AGTTGCCGCATCTACTCCAAGTACCACGACAGCAGCACGTAGCAGGTACTAACCCGGATG ATGTTTCACTTGCTCCGAGTGGTCCTCCATTAGGAAACCCAAATCCGGCAG ATGCCACAACTAATCTGGCCGCTTCATCTGGAACAAATCCTAAAG aGTTGCCGCACCAACTCCAAGTACCACGCCAGCAGCACGTAGCAGGTACTAACGCGGATG ATGTTGCACTTGCTCCGAGGGGTCCTTTATTAGGAAACTCAAATCCGGCAG atgccACACCTAATCTGGCCGCTTCATCTGGAACAAATCCTAAAG aGTTGTCGCACCTACTCCAAGTACCACGCCAGCAGCACGTAGCAGGTACTAGCCCGGATG AGGGTTCATCCGCTCCAAATGCTCCTTTATTAGGAAATGCTAACCCAGGCG ATGATCTACCTGTTTCAAGTGGTCCTCCATTAGGAAACCCAAATCCGTCAG ATTCCACACCTAATCTGGTAGCCTCATCTGGAACAAATCCTGAAG agttgCCGCATCTACTCCAAGTACCACGCCAGCAGCACGTAGCAG atGTTTCACTTGCCCCGAGTGCTCTTCCATCTGGAAATCCTAACCCGAATG AGGGTTCATTCGCTTCAAGTGCTCCTTTATTAGGAAATGCTAACCCAGGCG atgaTCTACCTGCTCCGAGTGGTCCTCCATTAGGAAATCCTAATCTGGCCG atgctCCATTAGCTCCAAGTGGATCTCCATTAGAAAGTGCTAACCTGGCCG atGCTCCACCTTCTCCAAATGCTCCTTTATTGGGAAATCCTAACCCAGCTG gcgACCAGAACTCAGTGGCATTAGAAAATATCAAAC aGATGTCCCAGCAACTCCATGTTCGTCGTCATCATCACGTGGCTGGTCCCACCCTTAGCG atgcTTCACCTGGTCCAAGTGCTCCTTCATTAGGAAATTCGAACCTGAGTG gcgACGACAACTCTGTGGCTTTACAAAATATCAAAG
- the LOC126749595 gene encoding uncharacterized protein LOC126749595 isoform X42, which yields MGLPRRWSFVLVQVISLYSLCIFNFVDTKAAVVSETPHLLQVPRQQHVVDASPDAVSPAPNAPLSVNPNTDDVTPAANPVGDIPASSAVNPKEMPHLLQVRRQQHVASANPDDVSPAPSALSSGNANPNDDLPAPSGPPLGNPNPADAIPNLAASSGTNPKELPHLLQVPRQQHVAGTNPDDVSLASSGSPLGNPNPAGAIPNLAASSGTNPKVLPHLLQVPRQQHVAGTNPYDATPNLAASSGTNLKELPHLLQVPRQQHVAGTNLDDVSLAPSGPPLGNPNPADATTNLAASSGTNPKELPHQLQVPRQQHVAGTNADDVALAPRGPLLGNSNPADATPNLAASSGTNPKELSHLLQVPRQQHVAGTSPDGNANPGDDLPAPSGPPLGNPNLADAPLAPSGSPLESANLADAPPSPNAPLLGNPNPAGDQNSVALENIKQMSQQLHVRRHHHVAGPTLSDASPGPSAPSLGNSNLSGDDNSVALQNIKDSLQALTEDIHSLRRFTQKAILKVLSLSKTGFIILTKMLKSGS from the exons ATGGGGCTACCTAGAAGATGGTCGTTCGTGTTAGTGCAAGTTATTTCTTTGTACAGTCTTtgcattttcaattttgttgatACTAAAGCAGCAGTTGTGAGTG aaacgCCTCACCTACTCCAAGTACCTCGCCAGCAGCACGTAGTAGATGCTAGCCCAGACG ctGTTTCACCTGCTCCTAATGCTCCTCTATCAGTAAATCCTAACACGGACG atgtcaCACCTGCAGCAAATCCTGTAG GTGACATACCTGCCTCATCTGCAGTAAATCCTAAAG AGATGCCTCACCTACTCCAAGTACGTCGCCAGCAGCACGTAGCAAGTGCTAACCCGGACG acGTTTCTCCTGCTCCGAGTGCTCTCTCATCTGGAAATGCTAACCCGAATG atGACCTACCTGCTCCGAGTGGTCCTCCATTAGGAAACCCAAATCCGGCAG atgCCATACCTAATCTGGCCGCCTCATCTGGAACAAATCCTAAAG AGTTGCCGCATCTACTCCAAGTACCACGACAGCAGCACGTAGCAGGTACTAACCCGGATG ATGTTTCACTTGCTTCGAGTGGTTCTCCATTAGGAAACCCAAATCCGGCAG gtgcCATACCTAATCTGGCCGCCTCATCTGGAACAAATCCTAAAG tgttgccgCATCTACTCCAAGTACCACGCCAGCAGCACGTAGCAGGTACTAATCCGTATG ATGCCACACCTAATCTGGCCGCCTCATCTGGAACAAATCTTAAAG aGTTGCCGCATCTACTCCAAGTACCACGACAGCAGCACGTAGCAGGTACTAACCTGGATG ATGTTTCACTTGCTCCGAGTGGTCCTCCATTAGGAAACCCAAATCCGGCAG ATGCCACAACTAATCTGGCCGCTTCATCTGGAACAAATCCTAAAG aGTTGCCGCACCAACTCCAAGTACCACGCCAGCAGCACGTAGCAGGTACTAACGCGGATG ATGTTGCACTTGCTCCGAGGGGTCCTTTATTAGGAAACTCAAATCCGGCAG atgccACACCTAATCTGGCCGCTTCATCTGGAACAAATCCTAAAG aGTTGTCGCACCTACTCCAAGTACCACGCCAGCAGCACGTAGCAGGTACTAGCCCGGATG GAAATGCTAACCCAGGCG atgaTCTACCTGCTCCGAGTGGTCCTCCATTAGGAAATCCTAATCTGGCCG atgctCCATTAGCTCCAAGTGGATCTCCATTAGAAAGTGCTAACCTGGCCG atGCTCCACCTTCTCCAAATGCTCCTTTATTGGGAAATCCTAACCCAGCTG gcgACCAGAACTCAGTGGCATTAGAAAATATCAAAC aGATGTCCCAGCAACTCCATGTTCGTCGTCATCATCACGTGGCTGGTCCCACCCTTAGCG atgcTTCACCTGGTCCAAGTGCTCCTTCATTAGGAAATTCGAACCTGAGTG gcgACGACAACTCTGTGGCTTTACAAAATATCAAAG